A section of the Microbacterium sp. MM2322 genome encodes:
- a CDS encoding IS5 family transposase, which yields MGRRFRAPQGAPQNYKKFGDEPPDHAIGRSRGGLTTKNHLVCDGKGRALAFILTPGQTADTIMLGATLEQIRVPAGRGRPRPRPDRVMADKGYPSRANRAWLRTRGIAATIPERDDQITHRRKRRGRPIDFGDEQRSRYRGRNVVERCFNKLKQWRGIAMRSDKLARNYHAGLCLASTLHWLSSRAIISHAVLPREPSRRAEP from the coding sequence ATGGGGCGACGCTTCCGCGCACCACAGGGGGCTCCTCAGAACTACAAGAAGTTCGGCGATGAGCCGCCCGATCATGCGATTGGACGTTCCCGGGGCGGTTTGACGACGAAGAACCACTTGGTCTGTGATGGGAAGGGCCGCGCTCTCGCGTTCATTCTGACTCCGGGTCAAACTGCCGACACGATCATGCTGGGCGCGACGCTTGAACAGATCCGCGTGCCGGCCGGTCGAGGTCGTCCGCGGCCCCGTCCGGACCGGGTGATGGCGGACAAGGGTTACCCGTCCAGAGCGAACCGTGCTTGGCTGCGGACACGCGGGATCGCGGCGACGATCCCGGAACGCGACGATCAGATCACTCATCGTCGTAAGCGCCGCGGGCGGCCGATCGACTTCGGCGACGAGCAGCGCAGCCGCTACCGCGGCCGTAACGTTGTCGAGCGATGCTTCAACAAGCTCAAGCAATGGCGGGGCATCGCGATGAGGTCAGACAAGCTCGCCCGCAACTACCACGCCGGACTCTGCCTCGCCTCTACCCTGCACTGGCTGAGCTCGCGTGCGATCATTTCTCATGCCGTCCTTCCCAGGGAACCTTCCCGCCGCGCCGAACCGTAA